One region of Streptomyces subrutilus genomic DNA includes:
- a CDS encoding cytochrome P450 has translation MPTDALLDFPFSARGDQLPQEVEQLRDEPVKRVRTIAGDEAWLVSSYSLCKQVLEDPRFSLKDTSAPGVPRQYALTIPPEVVNNMGNITGAGLRKAVLKAINPKTDGLTDWMRAQAHTLVDGMLSAGAPADLRGQFASPYAEQLHCRILGIPGEDAPRLAASLDIAFMNSACPVTGAKLNWDRDMAYMVERLDDPAVTGLMSELAALRRDPDYAHLTDEMLATVGVTLFGAGVISTMGFLTMALVSLIQHPEVWQQIRQDPSRIPSAVDELLRINLSIADGLPRLALEDLTLGDVEVKKGELLLVLVEAANTDPAVYPDPHTVDIDRPNAGTHLSFGGGQHYCPATALGKRHTEIALEVLVEKMPGLQLAVPVDQLVWRTRFMKRLPERLPVLW, from the coding sequence ATGCCCACTGACGCCCTCCTCGACTTCCCCTTCTCCGCGCGCGGCGACCAGCTCCCCCAGGAGGTGGAGCAGCTCCGCGACGAGCCGGTCAAGCGGGTCCGTACGATCGCCGGGGACGAAGCCTGGCTCGTCTCCTCCTATTCCCTGTGCAAGCAGGTCCTCGAGGATCCCCGGTTCAGCCTCAAGGACACCTCGGCGCCGGGCGTGCCGCGCCAGTACGCCCTGACGATCCCGCCCGAGGTCGTCAACAACATGGGCAACATCACCGGCGCGGGGCTGCGCAAGGCCGTCCTGAAGGCCATCAACCCCAAGACCGACGGCCTGACCGACTGGATGCGGGCGCAGGCCCACACCCTCGTCGACGGCATGCTGAGCGCGGGCGCCCCGGCCGACCTGCGCGGCCAGTTCGCCAGTCCGTACGCCGAGCAGCTCCACTGCCGCATCCTGGGCATCCCCGGGGAGGACGCCCCGCGCCTGGCGGCCAGCCTCGACATCGCGTTCATGAACTCGGCCTGCCCGGTCACCGGGGCCAAGCTCAACTGGGACCGGGACATGGCCTACATGGTCGAGCGCCTCGACGACCCCGCCGTCACCGGCCTGATGTCCGAGCTCGCGGCCCTGCGCAGGGACCCGGACTACGCCCACCTGACGGACGAGATGCTCGCCACCGTCGGAGTCACCCTCTTCGGCGCCGGCGTCATCTCCACCATGGGATTCCTCACCATGGCCCTGGTCTCGCTCATCCAGCACCCGGAGGTCTGGCAGCAGATCCGCCAGGACCCCTCCAGGATTCCCTCGGCGGTGGACGAGCTGCTGCGCATCAACCTCTCGATCGCGGACGGCCTGCCCCGTCTCGCCCTCGAGGACCTCACCCTCGGGGACGTCGAGGTGAAGAAGGGCGAACTCCTCCTCGTCCTGGTCGAAGCCGCCAACACCGACCCGGCCGTCTATCCCGACCCGCACACCGTCGACATCGACCGGCCGAACGCGGGCACCCACCTGTCGTTCGGCGGCGGCCAGCACTACTGCCCCGCCACCGCCCTCGGCAAGCGGCACACCGAGATCGCCCTCGAGGTGCTCGTCGAGAAGATGCCCGGTCTGCAGCTCGCGGTGCCGGTGGACCAACTCGTCTGGCGCACCCGCTTCATGAAGCGCCTGCCGGAGCGGCTGCCCGTGCTCTGGTAG